The Mercurialis annua linkage group LG8, ddMerAnnu1.2, whole genome shotgun sequence genome window below encodes:
- the LOC126659822 gene encoding uncharacterized protein LOC126659822, translating to MTDIQPLQQKPESTNDPRTEFERGLDELMRGHLDDCMSFASCSSTRNQDDEDDDSDQLVRRRRRSDLEGDDLAESSAARRRHSRILSRWAARQAQEMMTTIERRNRESELMALAGLHTVSMLDSSFLRESQSPTSRRQGAVERPSTQASSILQMWRELEDEHVVNRARERVRERLRHQRSVESNTNVSSTNMSESRGSEIQGSLGDASESENEFGTWTHERLGSQNEHGDNNGSSREQSPDLGEVERERVRQIVRGWMESGISDHTSNVSQRNGSSRGEWLGETERERVRIVREWVQTASQQRGGGRGARREAQAAGLEAQVDRVRDGSVADHDEGQPEHVRRDTLRLRGRQAILDLLVRIERERQGELRGLLEHRAVSDFAHRSRIQSLLRGRFLRNERPVEEERPPSIAAGELVQLRQRHTVSGLRDGFRSRLESIVRGQASGHSDSTPDSNINGGNDWSQISTSQSIQHEDSEQPHPRNQENGIPRLSDQVDTTENNTVINDMNWQESADQREGWEEQTTNNEGQDWPQPEFSQLNEWRNSDAEPMDGNWPENSANSWPQETAEMIHNDQSHPQEAQEGWRESASLRTVENWTERPSDPPRTRRAVPVRSVPIRRFNRFHPPDDDNVYSMELRELLSRRSVSNLLRSGFRESLDHLIQSYVDRQGRAPIDWDMHRNLPTPTPTSPERDEQQRDNQIEDQRDAVNRPSMVLPSPPVPPPQPIWHQDLHHTSWSRHSMHRSELEFEMVNDLRADMARLQQGMSHMQRMLEACMDMQLELQRSVRQEVSAALNRSAGEKGLGAETSVDGSNWGHVKKGICCICCDSHIDSLLYRCGHMCTCSKCANELIRGGGKCPLCRAPIVEVIRAYSIL from the exons ATGACTGATATTCAACCTCTACAACAAAAGCCTGAATCAACTAATGATCCCCGAACTGAATTCGAGCGAGGATTAGATGAGTTGATGCGAGGACATTTAGATGATTGTATGTCGTTTGCCTCGTGTAGCTCCACTCGTAACCAggatgatgaagatgatgacaGTGATCAGCTTGTTCGTAGGAGGCGTAGGTCTGATCTCGAGGGTGATGATTTAGCCGAGTCTTCGGCTGCTAGGAGACGCCATTCACGTATTCTAAGCCGATGGGCTGCTCGCCAGGCTCAGGAAATGATGACCACTATTGAGAGGAGGAATCGCGAATCGGAGTTGATGGCGCTTGCTGGTTTGCACACTGTTTCCATGCTTGATTCGTCGTTTTTGAGGGAGTCACAGTCGCCCACTTCAAGAAGACAGGGGGCTGTTGAAAGGCCTAGCACTCAGGCATCGTCTATTTTACAAATGTGGCGGGAGTTGGAGGATGAGCATGTAGTGAATAGGGCTCGTGAGAGGGTGAGGGAGCGACTGAGACATCAAAGGAGTGTGGAGTCTAATACTAATGTATCGAGTACAAACATGTCTGAAAGTCGAGGAAGTGAGATTCAGGGAAGTTTGGGGGATGCGAGTGAGAGTGAGAATGAGTTTGGAACTTGGACACATGAGCGGCTGGGGTCTCAAAATGAGCATGGGGATAATAATGGGTCTAGTAGGGAGCAGTCTCCTGACCTTGGCGAAGTTGAGAGGGAGAGAGTGCGGCAGATTGTCCGGGGATGGATGGAGAGTGGTATTAGTGACCATACATCCAATGTGTCCCAAAGGAATGGGAGTTCTAGAGGGGAATGGCTTGGTGAAACAGAACGTGAAAGGGTTAGAATTGTTAGGGAGTGGGTGCAGACGGCAAGTCAGCAGCGAGGCGGAGGACGTGGGGCACGGAGGGAAGCTCAAGCTGCTGGACTTGAAGCACAAGTTGACAGAGTCCGTGATGGATCAGTTGCAGACCATGATGAAGGACAACCAGAGCATGTCCGCCGAGACACGCTGAGGCTGCGTGGACGACAAGCTATCCTTGACTTACTCGTGAGGATTGAGCGGGAAAGACAGGGGGAACTTCGGGGACTGTTGGAGCATAGAGCTGTCTCTGATTTTGCACATCGTAGTCGCATTCAG TCGTTATTGAGAGGTAGATTTTTGAGAAATGAAAGACCTGTTGAAGAAGAGAGACCGCCTTCAATTGCTGCAGGTGAACTAGTTCAACTAAGACAGCGCCATACTGTTTCCGGCTTAAG GGATGGGTTTCGCTCCAGGTTGGAGAGTATTGTTCGTGGCCAAGCAAGTGGCCATTCTGATAGCACACCTGATAGCAATATCAATGGTGGAAATGATTGGAGTCAAATAAGCACCTCGCAAAGTATCCAACATGAAGACAGTGAGCAACCACATCCCAGAAATCAAGAAAATGGCATCCCTAGGCTGTCTGATCAAGTCGATACCACAGAAAACAATACAGTTATCAATGACATGAATTGGCAAGAAAGTGCTGATCAACGAGAGGGTTGGGAAGAACAAACTACAAATAATGAGGGACAGGACTGGCCACAACCAGAATTCAGTCAGTTGAATGAATGGAGAAATAGTGATGCAGAACCTATGGATGGGAATTGGCCAGAGAATTCAGCTAATAGTTGGCCCCAGGAAACAGCTGAAATGATACATAATGATCAAAGCCATCCACAAGAAGCTCAAGAAGGTTGGCGAGAGAGTGCGTCTCTGAGAACTGTTGAAAATTGGACAGAGAGGCCTTCTGATCCTCCAAGAACGCGTCGTGCTGTTCCAGTGAGAAGTGTTCCAATCAGAAGATTTAATAGATTTCACCCACCTGATGATGATAATGTGTACAGTATGGAACTTAGGGAACTTCTGAGCAG GAGAAGTGTTTCTAATCTTCTTCGTAGTGGATTCCGTGAAAGTCTGGACCATTTAATACAATCATATGTGGATAGGCAAGGTCGTGCTCCCATTGACTGGGATATGCACAGAAACTTGCCAACACCAACTCCCACTTCACCAGAGCGAGATGAGCAGCAGAGAGATAATCAAATTGAGGATCAGCGTGATGCTGTGAATAGGCCTTCTATGGTTCTGCCCTCTCCACCTGTTCCCCCACCTCAGCCAATCTGGCACCAGGATTTGCATCACACTAGCTGGTCCCGTCACAGCATGCATCGATCAGAACTC GAATTTGAGATGGTTAATGACTTGAGAGCTGACATGGCAAGACTTCAGCAAGGAATGAGCCACATGCAGAGGATGTTGGAAGCGTGCATGGATATGCAACTTGAGCTACAGCGCTCTGTGAGACAAGAAGTCTCTGCTGCTCTGAATCGCTCTGCTGGTGAAAAAG GGTTGGGAGCTGAGACATCGGTGGATGGATCTAACTGGGGTCATGTAAAAAAAGGGATATGTTGCATTTGTTGCGACAGTCATATTGATTCTTTATTGTACAG ATGTGGACATATGTGCACTTGTTCAAAATGTGCGAATGAATTGATTCGCGGGGGAGGTAAGTGCCCGTTGTGTCGAGCCCCGATTGTGGAAGTGATCCGAGCATACTCCATACTGTAA